From Zea mays cultivar B73 chromosome 3, Zm-B73-REFERENCE-NAM-5.0, whole genome shotgun sequence:
CATTTGCAGCAGTACTAGTAACATCCAGTTTGCTGGTCAATCAATAAACCACTTGGTGTGCtcgtgggaggaagaagatggaatCCATAGATTTGAAGGTGCAGGTGGTAGAGTCATCATTTATAGCGCCGAGCGAGCCGACGCCAAGCAAGGGCCTCTGGCTCTCTTCCTTGGACATCCTGCTGGTCAACATAGGCCACACCCCAACGATCTACTTGTACAGCTCCAACGATGTAGCCGCGGCTGATTTTTTCGACGTGGGCAGACTCAAAAAGGCTATGGCCAAGGCTTTGGTGCCCTTCTACCCCCTCGCCGGCCGCCTCGGCAACAACAGCGACAATGGTAGGACGGAGATCAGCTGCAACGGCGAAGGTGCACTCTTTGTTGTCGCTCACGCGGATGGTGATCTCACTATCGATGACATCAAGAAATTGAAGCCATCGCCAGAGTTGAGGAGGCTGTTTATTCCACTCATCGAGCCATCGTCTATCATAATGGCCATACAGGTCGTCCGCTACTTTCTCTGCCTCCATGCCTTTTAATATTTTCCACTGTAGTCTGCTAAAGTAGATATATTGGGTCCTCCTGTTAATGGCGTGCTTATGATGGCTGGCTGGCAGGTGACTTCCTTGAAGTGTGGAGGGGTGGTGTTAGGAACAGCTATCCACCACGCCGCCGCAGACGCTTCAAGTGCGTTCCACTTTTTTCAGACATGGTCGGCATTCTGCAAGCATGGTGACCGTGCTGCCGTGGCGGTGGAGCTCCCGTGCCACGACCGCACCCTACTCCGCGCACGGTCCCCACCCACAGTCCACCCCGACGCGCTCTTGACATTGCTGCCTCGGCTCACCCTCTCTGACCCCGAGGGATCCCTTGCCACCGAAGTCTTCACCATTTCCAGCGATCAGCTCGCCTCCCTGAAGCACCTCTGCGGTGGCGCGAGCACCTTTTGCGCGGTGAGCGCTCTCCTCTGGCAGTGCGCGTGCGTTGCGCGCCGCCTTCCACCGGATTCTCAAGTGCGCATGCTGTTCCCTGCCGACCTCCGGCGCCGGATGAGGCCGCCCCTCCCGAGCCACTACTTCGGCAACGCAGTGTTCAGGCTATGCGCAACTGGCCGGGCGGGGGATATTGGCACGGTGGCGTTGGGATCCGTCGCTGCCCGGATCAAGGGCGCCATCGACCGGATGGATGACGAGCTGGTGCGTTCCGCCATTGACTACTACGAGTACGAGACGGCCGAGGTGAACAAGAGACGGACTCCGACAGGCACCCTGCCACAGACGGACCTCAATATTACCAGCTGGTTGGGTAGGTCACAGTACGACGCGGATTTTGGGTGGGGAACGCCGCAATTCATGTCCCGGGCGGACTCCGACCGCGGCGGATTCGTGCACTTGATCAACGATGAGGGTGGTGGCACCGCCACCGGCGACGTCCGCGTGCTCGTGACCGTGGGGGCTGAAAATATAAAGGAGCTAGGGCGGCTTCTTTATGCGAAACTCTAGCTAGGTGCTGCTAGTGGCATTATCCAAACTTGAAATATCCCAACTCGTAACTGATGTACCGAAACCTGAATTCTCAAACACTATTTCAGATCCTAGGTTTGAAAACCAAAATTTATACACAAATTAACTGAAATTATATGTTATTTGTAATGTATAATATATGCTCTTGGGGACTGGTGACTTTATGTTAACTCTTCAACGCCCTAAGTTGTGATATCTAATATATTATGTTTGCTTGTGTGGACTTCTATTAGGTCTACTTCTAGTTCAATAATTTCTGTTTCTACTGTACTAGACTGCTAGTTTTGTTATATAGCTATGTACCATGCGATGTGGCACTGCTAGCTAGCAGTATGAACTTAATTTGTAATGTGTGAAATGCATGTGAAATGAGGTATTTGTTCAATTGGGATGGTCTATGATGTTGTAACTTACTACCTCCGTCtcattttagttgtcgctggatagtgcaaaattaaactattcagcgacaactaaaaataaACGGAGGGAGTAATTGTTTATTACCCTTAAAGTTTACTACCCTCATATTGTGCTGACTACTGAACCCGACTACTAAACCTACTGATATATTGCCTGGTCTCATGCTCTGTGACCCCGAGGGACCACTTGCCACCGAAGTCTTCACCATTTCCAGGGATCAGGTCGCCTCCCTGAAGCAACTCTGCGGTGGCacgagctttttcagctgctctAGGTGCAATCCATAAAAGTAAAATGTTGTAGAAGTCGTAGCCATAGGTGGATTAAAGCCGCATCGAACAAGTTGATATACTCGTCGGATAGTAGCATTCTATACCTGTACTCATCATAAAAAATCATATCTGTCGGGTTA
This genomic window contains:
- the LOC103649769 gene encoding putrescine hydroxycinnamoyltransferase 1, with translation MESIDLKVQVVESSFIAPSEPTPSKGLWLSSLDILLVNIGHTPTIYLYSSNDVAAADFFDVGRLKKAMAKALVPFYPLAGRLGNNSDNGRTEISCNGEGALFVVAHADGDLTIDDIKKLKPSPELRRLFIPLIEPSSIIMAIQVTSLKCGGVVLGTAIHHAAADASSAFHFFQTWSAFCKHGDRAAVAVELPCHDRTLLRARSPPTVHPDALLTLLPRLTLSDPEGSLATEVFTISSDQLASLKHLCGGASTFCAVSALLWQCACVARRLPPDSQVRMLFPADLRRRMRPPLPSHYFGNAVFRLCATGRAGDIGTVALGSVAARIKGAIDRMDDELVRSAIDYYEYETAEVNKRRTPTGTLPQTDLNITSWLGRSQYDADFGWGTPQFMSRADSDRGGFVHLINDEGGGTATGDVRVLVTVGAENIKELGRLLYAKL